A section of the Mesorhizobium loti genome encodes:
- a CDS encoding SMP-30/gluconolactonase/LRE family protein — protein sequence MIEAIVSVFSDHVCQLGEGPSYDPATDALFWFDIVNGQLLEKQLSGGATKVHDLGQMASAIAIIDDKRQLVATETGLFVRDVATGKMALHTPIEADNPVTRSNDSRVHPCGAFWVGTMAKDERKGAGSIYWFFKGELRKLFSDITVSNSICFSENGTIAYYTDTATGLLMRIACDPSTGLPVGESKVFVDHRSSKGYVDGSVVDRDGVLWNAVWGGKAVKAYSPDGTLLREIPMPVTQASCPAFVGAKADRLAVTSAWKGKDDKQRQLDPQAGMTFLIDIPVNGRFEPRVLIA from the coding sequence ATGATTGAAGCGATCGTTTCCGTTTTTTCCGACCATGTCTGCCAGCTCGGCGAAGGACCGAGCTACGATCCCGCCACCGACGCGCTGTTCTGGTTCGACATCGTCAACGGCCAGCTTCTGGAGAAGCAGCTGTCGGGCGGCGCGACCAAGGTCCATGATCTCGGCCAGATGGCGAGCGCCATCGCCATCATCGACGACAAGCGGCAGCTGGTCGCCACCGAGACGGGGCTTTTTGTCCGCGACGTCGCGACCGGCAAGATGGCTCTGCACACGCCGATCGAAGCCGACAATCCGGTCACCCGCTCCAATGATTCCCGCGTCCATCCCTGCGGTGCCTTCTGGGTCGGCACCATGGCCAAGGACGAGCGCAAGGGCGCGGGCTCGATCTACTGGTTTTTCAAGGGTGAGCTGCGCAAACTGTTTTCCGACATTACCGTGTCGAACTCGATCTGTTTTTCCGAGAACGGAACGATCGCCTATTACACCGACACCGCGACCGGCCTTTTGATGCGCATCGCCTGCGATCCGTCGACTGGTCTGCCGGTTGGCGAGTCGAAAGTGTTCGTGGATCATCGCTCTTCGAAGGGCTACGTCGACGGCTCCGTCGTCGACCGCGACGGCGTGCTGTGGAACGCGGTGTGGGGCGGTAAGGCGGTCAAGGCCTATTCGCCCGATGGAACATTGTTGCGCGAAATTCCAATGCCGGTGACGCAGGCGTCCTGCCCGGCCTTCGTCGGCGCCAAAGCCGACCGGCTGGCGGTGACTTCGGCCTGGAAAGGTAAGGATGACAAACA